The Alphaproteobacteria bacterium US3C007 genomic interval CCGGCATCATTGTTGTTTGTAAAATCGCAATTTTTTGTTGGGTTTTTTCGGTGATCGCAAAGAGATCCGCAACCACCACAGACAGTCGGCGCCCGGGGCGGATAACCCGCCCAACCGCACATAGCGTGTCACCTTTTGCTGGCGCCAAATAATTGATTTTCGACTCAACCGTCAGAATATTATGACCCAGCGGTAAATACGTGATTGCAGCATATCCAGCAGCCGTATCCGCCAAAGAAAAGCCAAACCCCGCATGCGCAAACCCATGCTGATTTAAAATAGCCTCTGCAATGGGAGCTTCAATTTCAACATGCCCTAAAGACAATTTGGTCATCTTAGCCGAAAAGCTCTTCAGTAAATTTTGGGTCTGGTAATCCCCATGAATATATTGGGCAATCTCAGGGTTTAAATCTTGCATTCAATGTATCCCGTAAGCTCGTTTAATAGACGCCAGCAGCGGTTATGACCCCGCCGCTGCTGTACAAGCTGTGTAACAGAGCAGTCGTTAACACAAAAGTTTTACCGTATGTTTCTTTTTCACTCAGCTAGAGGGGCGAGATCGTTCATCTAGGAATGACTGCGGCTGAACTTGAAATACCAAAACCTTTTGAAACAGGAAAACAATGTACGGCCGGCCGGTTTTTATGCAGGCTAATTATCTCAAAATGTAATTTTAATCGTGGCTTATTTGCTTTAAGTTCTGTTCACGACGTGCGGGTAAAGCTTTGGGTTTTGACTATAGAAAATTAAAGGAACTGATATGAATTTTGAGGGAGATCTCAGCCTGTTACAGCGCAAAATGGCCGCAAGCAGCGCCGGTGTACAGCGGCGCCAAGCCGTGATGGAGGCCCTGAATGTGAGAAGTGGGCAAAGTATATTGGATCTTGGCTGTGGCGGTGGCCATTTGGTTGAAGAGTTGGCATGCGCCGTCGGTCCGCACGGCAAAGCCTTTGGTTTAGATCCTAGCAAAACGCAAATCCAAGCGGCACGCGAGCGGTGTAACCGTTTTGATCAGGCTACCTTTTTTTGTTGTATGGCAGATGAAATCGCGCTGAAAGCCGCCTCATGCGATGCGGTCGCATCCATTCAAACGCTTGAGTATATTGAAGATGTTGACGCGGCTTTATCTGCTGTCATACCGCTTTTGAAAGCACAGTCAAAATTCGTAAATATCTCAATTTTATGGGATCATTTTAAATTTCATGGTGCGGATGAGGCATTAAACACCCTCATCTTCGACGCGTTTCGCGCGCATTGTTTTCATCAGATGCTGCCAATGGAGCTGCCTGGAAAATTAGCTAAACTGGCCATTCGTAATATTCACACACGGTCCTTGGCGTTTGTGATCACGCAGCGCCATGAAAATTCTCCGGCACGGTTTACCGAGGCAGTGATGGCAAATTTTGCGTTGCGCCAAGGAATTGCAGAAGACAAGGTGCGCGATTGGCAAACCCAGCTTGCCGAAGCCGAAAAACAGGGGCGCTTCGGCTTCGCCAGCTTCCCCGTATTAACCACCGGAACGCTGGCTTAACGACAAGCGCAGCCCTTGAGGAATATCTTTAAAGCACACGGAAATCATCAAACCCAGAGCGGCAATGTTTTTGAGATTTTATGGTCACAACTGAAAAAATCACGCTAAGGTCATGGTTGGACGTGTAAAAATTTTTAGGGAGGCCGCGTGAATACTCAGACAGGTTCTTTCTCTTCTAGCGCGCGCGGTTCGCAGCCCTCTCAAGGGGTTTTTGCCCAGCTTGGTTTGCATGTTGATGATCCTTTTGCCGGATTATCCACATTATCTCGCGTTGGGTTCTACATAACCTTGAACCCGATAGAAGGCGCAACATGAATATTGCAGGTGGCATAGACCTCGGAGGCACAAAAATCGAAGCCCAGCGCTTTGATCACAATTGGGATATTGGCGAAAAGCGCCGCATTGACACGCCAAAAACCTATCCCGAGCTTTTAAGCACCATGGCCATGCTAATCAGCTGGCTGAAAGGTAGCGATGCCGCTCTGCCAATTGGCGTGGCAGCAGCCGGGTTGCTCAATCCGACCACCGGAGCCTCGATTGCCGCCAACCTTCCAAGCCATGGGCAAAAATTTCACCGTGATTTAGAGGCCGAATGTAACGCAGCGCTCACCCTGACTAATGATTGCCGTGCCTTCGTTCAAGCGGAAGCCCGCTTTGGATCTGGATCTCAAACAGGCTGCATGCTCGGAATAGTGCTGGGTACGGGCGTAGGCGGAGCCATAGCAATCAATGGTTGTTTGGTAAATAACGGCCACGGACAATCGGGCGAATTTGGACATTTACCCATGCCAGCAGAAACCGTTGCACAGCATAAGCTGCCGCTTCTCATATGCGGATGCGGGCGCAAAGGCTGCTATGAAACGCTGGCCTCGGGCCCTGGGCTTGAACGGTTGGCGTTTCACCTCTTGGGGCGAAAAATTTCTGCGCATCGCCTGATCTTCGAAAAAAAAGCGCAACCTGATTTAGAAAAGATCTGGCAAATTTGGTGTAGCGTAAATGCGCAGCTTCTTCATGCGCTAATCCTGACCATCGATCCGCATATCATCGTGCTGGGCGGCGGGCTTTCCACCATAGAGGGCTTAATACCAGCGTTGGAAAAGCATCTGGCGCGCCTTCAATGGGATGGTTTGCCAATTCCCGTGATCAAAAAAGCTGCGCGCGGTGAAACGGCAGCGGCCTTGGGGGCCGCTTATCAGGCGTGGCAAGGGGCGCAAAATGTCTGAGCTGCCGCGCGAATTCATTGCGCGCTACACAGCGGGCGGCGCGGTTGGCATTGCTTCGGTTTGCTCCGCGCATCCCGAAATATTGATCAATCGCTTGCATTTTCTAATTTTTACCTTTGCGCAAGTGTTGGCGCCCAAAGTCATTAAGCGCTCTGCAGCAGTGATAAAAACCACTGCTTTGGCTCTGGCGCGCGCGAAGGTCCACTGGGCGCTTCCGGCGTATTCTTTCGAGGGTGCAGATGACTAGTCACAATGATGTTGATTATTGGCTCTGCCCAGACCAGCTGTTCGAAAACGGCGTTTTGAAACATGGGCGCGCGCTTGGCATCACAGAGGGTAAGGTTGAAGCTGTCAAAGCGCAGGACGCCCTGCCCCAAAATGTAAATTTAAAGCGCGTTGCGGGTATAATTTCGCCGGGCTTTGTGGATTTACAAGTCAATGGCGGTGGCGGCGTTTTGCTCAACGCAACCCCCACCGCAGAGGCCATGTGGGCAATTGCAAAAGCGCATCGTCAATTTGGCACAACCGCGCTGCTGCCCACCGTGATCACCGACCATCCAGATATATTGGGCAAAGCGGCCCAAGCCGCGCTCACAGCCTTCGGCAAAAACGGCATCTGCGGCCTGCATATTGAAGGCCCGCATATTTCACAGCGGCGCCGCGGCACGCATAACGCAGACCATATCCGTCCGTTTGATGACATGACTTTGAACAGCGTTGATAAATTATGCATGGCCAAAATACCCGTTATGATTACCCTTGCGCCCGAGATTGTGCCACCAGATCATATCGCAAAGCTTGTGAACATGGGCGCTATCGTCTCGATCGGGCATTCAGAGGCTGCTCCCGCAGATATCACTGCGGCGCGCTTGGCCGGGGCGCGCTGCTTTACGCATCTTTTCAATGCCATGTCGCCGATGCAGGGGCGGGATCCCGGGGTGACCGGCACGGCCATTCTGTCAAGCTCTTATGTGGGGATCATCTGCGATGGCATCCATGTCGCCGATGACATGGTTGCCTTGGCGCTGCGCGCGCGGCCCGAGCCAAATTTGACGTTTCTTGTCTCAGATGCGATGCCAACCGTTGGTGGGCCTTCACAATTTGACCTGTATGGGCAAAGTATCAAACTTGATCAAGGGCGGCTGATAAACGCAGAAGGTTCGCTGGCTGGCGCGCATACAACATTGGCTGCTGGTATTCGCCGACTGGTCTCAAACCTAAACATACCTGTGCAAACCGCGCTCAAAATGGCAATTTCAGTCCCCTGTGCGGTGATGGGTCTAGACCTTGATCGACTGCAAGGCCAGAAGATTGAGGCGCTCTTACATTTGAACGCGCAAGGCTCCTATACTGGGCCGGTTTCCCAGATTAGCCCCCCTCAAAAACCCAGATAACGCAATCAAACAAGCGGGTGGCGCGCCTCACATACAGGGGCGGTGGCTTGACGTTGCGGGGGTATATAAGAAAGCTTGCAAGCCGCTATTGATGGTGGTGCAGATTGGCTCGAACTTTGCGCCAGTTTAGCCCTAGGCGGATGAACCACAACAATATACTAGTTAGTCTTGGCAAACCTTTTATCGATCTCTTGTTATGCCATAAGCCGCCCGTGCGCCGGCAATTTTAACTTCAGTTCTGAAACATTTTCTCACATGCGGGGCGAGGTCAAGCGGAACGCGAAGCGAAGTTGGTAGGCGCCATGCTAGGGGCACATAGAGAGAGGCGAAATTCACGCCGATTGGCCGCTTGAAAACACGCGGCCCACGGATCGGGCACATCGCTGCATCAATTTATCAATAATCTGAATGATCTGTTAGATTCTGCATCACGCTTTACGCTCGAATTTCGAACGAAATCTAATATCTGGCGATACACAATATGCGAAAGACGGATTGGAACCCAGCGGTTGAGATGATCATCACGATGCGCGGCGGCGGGCTGCCTCAGTCAGATTTACAAGACTTTATCTCCTATAGAGCTCCCAAGGAATTTCATGGTTCTTGTCATCGGAATTCAAAGCTTACCCCTTTCGCGGCGGCGGGCTGCCCCGAGCTTGCTTACTATCGCCGCAAACCGGTACTTAGATTGTAAGAGAGATAAAACTTATCTGAAACAAACCCGCTCTGGCCTAAGGCTGTTGAGGCCGCGCTATTCACGTGGCTCAGCGTGAACTTGTGGGAAAAGCCTTGCTTAATTCATAAAGAGCGGCAGCTCACGATAAAGCGCTGTACCGGGGCGCATAACTTGTTTTCGGCACGGCCTGCAAGGCGCAGCGCTCTGGCTGAAAAGATGCCTTTTGATCACTTCAAAACGCGTCTTTTCCGCCCGATGCGCCCCGAAGTTAATATCTGATAAACTATTGGAGTTAGAGTTTGCACTCTGCTACGATTCGATAACGCCTGGTTCTAATACCGCACAAATAAAGGAAAAACCGTGTCGGAAGAAATCTGGACAATTATCAAATACAAGCCAAAAGAAGGTTGCGAAGACAAATTTGTTGAGGGTCTCAAGCGCCTGGAACAAATCATCGAGAAATCCAAAGCAGGTCAAGAATTTCAAAATAAATTCATCAAAATTGACAGTGGAGAATATGTGCAAATTATAGGTCTTCCCAATTTAGAATCTTTGCTCGACGGGCAAATTGAAGGCCTAGATTGGCTGGATAGCGTCGACCAATTGCTCGACTATTATGAAGATGACAGCCGCACCGAAGCTTTCTCGGGCTTTGTCATTGATTGAAACCGCCCCTACCCGGGCTTACGCTATATTGGAGCCGTAAATTATGACAAAAATCGCAATAGTAACGGGCGCCTCCCGAGGCTTTGGCCGTGGAACCGCGCGCATTCTCGCAAGCGAAGCCGGCTATAAGGTCTATGCGACAGCAAGAACAGAATCTGCTTTGCACAGTCTTCAAAAAGAAGTGGCTGAAAGCAATGCTGCGGGTGAGGTTATCCCGGTTGTATTGGATCAAAGTGATGATCAGGCGGTGGCCGAGTTTGTGCGCCGCGTAAGCGCGTCGGAAGAAAAAATCGATCTTCTTGTCAATAGCGCCTATGCCGGACTGATCGCCATGACACCACATTTTGGAAAGCCGTTTTGGGAACGTCCCATTTCGGTTTTTGATGGCTCAATGGATATTGGCGTTCGCGGCGCTTATGCGATGAGCGCATTGGTGGCACCCGCAATGGTAAAGGCCAAAAACGGGTTGATCGTTCAAATTTCGAGCTATGGCGGGTTCGCATATGTTTTTGACGTGGGCTACGGGGTTGCCCATGCCGCGATGGACCGGCTCAGTTTTGATATGGCCACCGAATTACAAGACCATAATGTGCGTGCCGTCACGCTGCACCCGGCAGGTGGACAAACAGAAGTCACAGCCTTTCCCCAGGGCGAAAGCCCGACCTATGTGGGGCGCGCTGTTATGGCGTTGGCTGAAAAAGCCGATGATGTATATCTTACAAAAGCAAATGGAAAAACGCTGTTTACATCCGAACTTGCCCAAAAATTCGATTTCTCTGAAGACGGTCAAACAGATGGCAGTTTAAACCAAGCCAGAGTAGAGGCTCTTCAACCCTTCAAAGACATCAGCGCAAAACGGCTGGCTCAATACGATTTTGACGCGCCGTTGCCAAACCCTTCAGATACAAATAATCCAGATTTTGCGGCTCTTTTCCCGGGGGCAAAAAACTTCAAGCAATGACGAATAAGAAGCTAAAGCTTAGGTGGCATTAGACGGCCACCTAAGCGTCTGATACAGGCCATACCTATCAAAAAACTGCTGGAAACGCTTGCTCAAGCGGGCAATAAATCCGCTGGCATGTTTTGGTAGCAGACCGGGCGCAGGAAGCGGCGGATTGCCATAGTTCCCACCGAAGTGGCGCCAAAATTGGTTGACGCTGGATAAGGTCCGCCATGCACCATCGCGCCGGCCACTTCAACACCCGTTGGAAATCCGTTCACAAGCACCCGGCCTGCTTTGCGCTCTAAATGGGGCAGCAAGCGCTGGGCATGGGCTTTATCACCGTCCTCCATCTGCAAAGTACAGGTCAATTGCCCTTCAATGGCGCCAGCCGCTGCCACCATTTCATCGATATCGTTTGCTTCCACGATGATCCCCAAAGGTCCAAATACTTCTTCTTGCAAATCAGGGCTGTGCAGCCAATGTTCCAACGAAACCCGGAACAGGTTGGGCAAAGCCGTGCGCCCAACAGACTCTGTGGTGAAAAGGGGCTCGACATGCGCCGCTGATGCCACTGCGTTTGTTCCATGTCTATAGGCGGACGCGATGCCATCCGTCAGCATCACCTGCGCGCCTGCCCCGCTTAAGGCCGCAATGCTGGCCTCGGCAAATTCATTGGCCTGCGCGCCTGCAATCACGAAAGCAATGCCGGGATTGGTACAAAACTGCCCCGCCCCCATGGTTAATGAGGCCGCCCAACCTTGGGCAAGCGCCCCGGCGCGAGTTTGCATCGCCTTTGGAAGGCAGAACATCGGATTGACCGAACCCAATTCGCCAAAAAACGGAATAGGCTCAGGCCGGCTCATGCACAGATTGAACAAAGCCCTCCCACCAGCCAAAGACCCTGTAAACCCAACGGCCCGGATCAGCGGGTGCTGTACGACTTGCGCGCCCACCTCATGCGTGCTGCCCTGCAAAAAGGAAAAAACGCCGGGATGTTGATCGGTGGCTTTCATCGCGCGCGCAATCGCTTGCGCGATGATTTCACCGGTTCCAGGATGCGC includes:
- a CDS encoding N-acetylglucosamine-6-phosphate deacetylase encodes the protein MTSHNDVDYWLCPDQLFENGVLKHGRALGITEGKVEAVKAQDALPQNVNLKRVAGIISPGFVDLQVNGGGGVLLNATPTAEAMWAIAKAHRQFGTTALLPTVITDHPDILGKAAQAALTAFGKNGICGLHIEGPHISQRRRGTHNADHIRPFDDMTLNSVDKLCMAKIPVMITLAPEIVPPDHIAKLVNMGAIVSIGHSEAAPADITAARLAGARCFTHLFNAMSPMQGRDPGVTGTAILSSSYVGIICDGIHVADDMVALALRARPEPNLTFLVSDAMPTVGGPSQFDLYGQSIKLDQGRLINAEGSLAGAHTTLAAGIRRLVSNLNIPVQTALKMAISVPCAVMGLDLDRLQGQKIEALLHLNAQGSYTGPVSQISPPQKPR
- a CDS encoding PaaI family thioesterase; this encodes MQDLNPEIAQYIHGDYQTQNLLKSFSAKMTKLSLGHVEIEAPIAEAILNQHGFAHAGFGFSLADTAAGYAAITYLPLGHNILTVESKINYLAPAKGDTLCAVGRVIRPGRRLSVVVADLFAITEKTQQKIAILQTTMMPVAPEEAQGARSF
- a CDS encoding aldehyde dehydrogenase (NADP(+)), which gives rise to MTDLNLTGQHFIAGKWLSGDALFASAPSTGPVRHFSEASQSHVDAAVNAAEEAFMSYGWSGQNARAAFLRTIADEIEAVGALVTEIGHQETGLPEARLEGERGRTTGQLRLFADHIEQGSYLEQSHDVALPDRAPLPRPDLRLMQRPIGPVAVFGASNFPLAFSTAGGDTAAALAAGCPVVLKGHPAHPGTGEIIAQAIARAMKATDQHPGVFSFLQGSTHEVGAQVVQHPLIRAVGFTGSLAGGRALFNLCMSRPEPIPFFGELGSVNPMFCLPKAMQTRAGALAQGWAASLTMGAGQFCTNPGIAFVIAGAQANEFAEASIAALSGAGAQVMLTDGIASAYRHGTNAVASAAHVEPLFTTESVGRTALPNLFRVSLEHWLHSPDLQEEVFGPLGIIVEANDIDEMVAAAGAIEGQLTCTLQMEDGDKAHAQRLLPHLERKAGRVLVNGFPTGVEVAGAMVHGGPYPASTNFGATSVGTMAIRRFLRPVCYQNMPADLLPA
- a CDS encoding SDR family NAD(P)-dependent oxidoreductase; the protein is MTKIAIVTGASRGFGRGTARILASEAGYKVYATARTESALHSLQKEVAESNAAGEVIPVVLDQSDDQAVAEFVRRVSASEEKIDLLVNSAYAGLIAMTPHFGKPFWERPISVFDGSMDIGVRGAYAMSALVAPAMVKAKNGLIVQISSYGGFAYVFDVGYGVAHAAMDRLSFDMATELQDHNVRAVTLHPAGGQTEVTAFPQGESPTYVGRAVMALAEKADDVYLTKANGKTLFTSELAQKFDFSEDGQTDGSLNQARVEALQPFKDISAKRLAQYDFDAPLPNPSDTNNPDFAALFPGAKNFKQ
- a CDS encoding ROK family protein, which codes for MNIAGGIDLGGTKIEAQRFDHNWDIGEKRRIDTPKTYPELLSTMAMLISWLKGSDAALPIGVAAAGLLNPTTGASIAANLPSHGQKFHRDLEAECNAALTLTNDCRAFVQAEARFGSGSQTGCMLGIVLGTGVGGAIAINGCLVNNGHGQSGEFGHLPMPAETVAQHKLPLLICGCGRKGCYETLASGPGLERLAFHLLGRKISAHRLIFEKKAQPDLEKIWQIWCSVNAQLLHALILTIDPHIIVLGGGLSTIEGLIPALEKHLARLQWDGLPIPVIKKAARGETAAALGAAYQAWQGAQNV
- a CDS encoding methyltransferase domain-containing protein yields the protein MNFEGDLSLLQRKMAASSAGVQRRQAVMEALNVRSGQSILDLGCGGGHLVEELACAVGPHGKAFGLDPSKTQIQAARERCNRFDQATFFCCMADEIALKAASCDAVASIQTLEYIEDVDAALSAVIPLLKAQSKFVNISILWDHFKFHGADEALNTLIFDAFRAHCFHQMLPMELPGKLAKLAIRNIHTRSLAFVITQRHENSPARFTEAVMANFALRQGIAEDKVRDWQTQLAEAEKQGRFGFASFPVLTTGTLA